ctttcggtcatgacccaaagttcatggccataggtgagggtaggaacgtagaccgaccagtaaattgagagctttgcttttcggctcagctctctcttcaccacaacggaccggcacagcgcccccattactgtggcagctgcaccgatccgtctgtcaatctcccgctccattcttccctcactcgtgaacaagaccccgagatacttaaactcctccacttgaggcaggaactcccctccaacctgaagaggacaagccacccttttccggtcgagtaccatggcctcggacttggaggagctgatcctcatcccagccgcttcacactcggctgcgaaccgccacagcgcatgctgtaggtcttggctagagggggccagcaggaccacgtcatccgcaaaaagaagagacgaaatccactggtccccaaaccagaccccctccggcccttggctgcgtctagaaatcctgtccataaaagttatgaacaggaccggcgacaaagggcagccctgccggagtccaacatgcactgggaacaggtccgacttagtgccggcaatgcggaccaaactcctgctccgctcatacagggaccggatggcccctaataaagggcccccgattccatactcctggagcaccccccacagggcatcacgagggacacagtcgaatgccttctccaggtccacaaaacacatgtgaaccggttgggcaaactcccatgaaccctcgagcaccctgtagagggtatagagctggtccagtgttccacggctgggacgaaaaccacactgttcctcctgaagccgaggttcgactatcggtcggactctcctctccaataccctggcgtaggccttaccagggaggctgaggagtgtgatccccctgtagttggaacacaccctccggtccccctttataagaagggggaccggagggtgtgttccaaccctaaccaccaccccagtctgccagtctagaggcactgtccccgaccgccacgcaatgttgaagaggcgtgtcaaccatgacagccctacaacatccagagacttgaggtactcagggcggatctcatccacccccgaagccttgccaccgcggagctttttaaccacctcggtgacttcagcctgggtgatgaaagagtccaaccccgagtccccagcctctgtttccaccacggaatgcgtgatggcaggattgaggagatcctcgaagtactccttccaccgcccgataatgtcctcagtcgaggtcagcagtctcccgcccccactataaacagtgttggcagagcactgcttccccctcctgaggcgtcggacggtttgccagaatcgctttgaggccaaccggtagtccttctccatggcctcaccgaactcttcccaggcctgagtttttgcctctgccacagcccgggccgcagcacgcttggcctcacggtacccgtcagccgcctcaggagtcccacaagccaaccacagccgataggactccttcttcagcttaacagcatcccttactgccggtgtccaccaccgggttctgggattgccgccacgacaggcaccgcagaccttacggccgcagctatgggcagcagcatcgacaatagatgcagagaacatggtccactctgagtctatgtctccaacatcccccgggatctggtcgaagctctcccggaggtgggagttgaatacatccctggccgagggctccgccaggcgttcccagcagaccctcactatgcgcttgggcctgccgagtctgtccggctttctcctcctccagcggatccaactcaccaccaggtgatgatcagtggacagctcagcccctctcttcacccgagtgtccaaaacatgcggccgaaggtctgatgatacgacaacaaagtcgatcatcgacctcctgcctagggtgtcctggtgccaagtgcactgatggacacccttatgtttgaacatggtgttcgttatggacaatccgtgactagcgcagaagtccaataacaaaacaccactcggattcagatcggggaggccattcctcccgatcacgcctctccaggtgtcactgtcgttccccacgtgggcgttgaagtcccccagcagaataatggagtccccgggaggggcactatccagcacccccgacagggacgccaagaaggcagggtactctgcactaccactcggcccgtaggctgaaatgatagtcagagacctctccccaacccgaaggcgcagggatacaaccctctcatccactggggtaaaccccaacatgagacggctgagctggggggcaacaagcaaacccacaccagcccgccgcctctccccgtgggccactccagagtagaagagagtccaacccctctcaaggagatgggttccagagcccacgctgtgcgtggaggcgagcccgactatttctagtcgatatctcacgacctcccgcacaagctcagactccttcccccccagcgaggtgacattccacgtccctagagccagcctaagcatccggggatctgccgttgaggtctccaccttcgtccgccacccaatcctctttgcaccggtccctcacggttccccctgcaggtggtgggcccactggaggatggcctcgcgtctctcgttcgggcttggcccggccgggtcccgcgaggagcaacccggccaccaggcgctctccgacgagtcccgaccccaggcctggctccagggtgggaccccggctccgccgtaccgggcgacgtcacgtgcctcgatattgtgttcttcatgaggggttcttgaaccattctttgtctgacccatcacctagaacctgtttgccatgggagaccctaccaggggatttaggccccagacaacatagcctctaggatcatttgagcactcaaatgatccttgaaccgtcaccttaacgtggtggaggggtttgagtgatTCCGAAACTATTTAATCAAATTCTTGCATAATTTGCTCTAAAAAttattctgcaaaaaaaaaaaaaaactcaaccaGGATTCATGTCTCAGCATACGATGACATGTCTCCATTAGAACTGGAGCTTTTACATTCTGATCAGAATGTTTATGAGatacaataaaaaggaaagatGAACACTGTTCTACAGTTTTAAAGCACAGAAGAAGAGTGACAATCTGTTTTTACAGCAAAACTGGATGTTAGGAGGTGATTGTTGCAAAGAAAGAGGTGCAAAGAATTGGCTGCTGATGTCTTTAGAGATTTTAACTAGAGCTCCTCCACTGATCAGCTCATTCATCTCAGAAGAGCTTGAGTGGATTGGAATCAAAGGAGGTTTATTAGTCTGAAATGAATCTTTCTGGGgtctttggagatgtttaaagcaagtTCAGTCATGAGAGGTAGCAGTCACAAATAGAAGACGTTGCTGTTTAATTCATCATTAGGACACTACAAAGGTCGATTTCCTGGCAAgttatttaaatgaaacaagacacttgttaaaaatgtctttaagaTCAATTTATCTAATGATAAATGAGAACCTTGGCTGTTCTTCTTACATTTGTCTTCTTCTCCTAATTCGTCTTGTCTTGAACAGGAGATTTTGTCCCTTGGGTCCCAGAAAATGACAAGCTCTCTGGAGAAAGTCGTAGCTCAGAAGAAGGAGGCCATCGAGGCACTGATGGATATGTTTGAGAAGGGGTCCGAGGTGTTGGCGAGCGCCGTGGGTGAACTCTTTCCCCTCTGTGAGGCTGCTGCTCCGGTTCTGAGGCTAGCCTTGGACAACGTCCAGAGCAAAGAGGTGTTTTATGTCAAAGAGCAGTTCCTGACGGTGAGGAACAAGCTGGACGTGCTCTCCAGCCAGCTTGAAGACATTGACTCGGAGATCAAGAAGGGAAAGTTGGACCTCAACTACTTCTCCGTGGAAGAGAACATCAGGAACCAGTTTCGGAAGTACATTGATATCTTGGAGACGAAGCAGCAGTTCAGGAGTGTGAAGACTAGGCTGTTTTTGGAGCACTTTGCCAGaactggtggagagaagaacCTTTATGTGCTCTATGATGCTCTGATGGGAACGAACAGTTTTGGAGAACCGATTTTAGAGATAGTAGAGAGgtaaattaattgtttttatgcttttctttAACTGTACTGATTACATGTATCTCTTGATAGGCCATGAACTAGAACTAAACTGAAGACCTGGTTCTGTTTGTCAGGTATGTGGTGAGGAACCGCCGGCTCCTGGAAGATTTCTGTGTTCGGATGAAGGAGCTCTTCTGCCTGGGCTTGATTGCTCTGCTGGGCCACTGCGCCCTCACCTTGCAGAGCCAAGAGGAAGAGCAGGACAAGATCCAAGAGTGGAGCACCAAAATTGAAGAGGTGGAGTCCAAGATGAAGACCACCATTGAGTCCTGCATCACTGCATTTCCAGAGCAAGCAAAATTAGACATGGAACGCCtcctgcaagaagaagaagatgaaaaTCTTCAGGATGCAGCACAGCGGCTTCTGGCGTTCCTGGTGAAAAAGTATGATTGGGTTTCCTGGTCTGTGCGGCTGATTAACCATTCAGGCAGCACCTTCAAGAACCTGCGAGCAGGAAAGCACTTTTACCATGTGGCAGGACAGAACTGGTTCGAGGTGCTTCAAGTGAACAACATCAACCTGGTGGTCTCGTTCAGCACAAAACCCCAGCCGGTTCCCCGCGACTGCATCCGGCAGCTGATGGAGGGTCCGGGGAAGAAGGGAAACGCTCCAGAggtggtggaggtgttggagaaaCAACTGTGCGGGTTCATCGTTCATGCTGTTAGTCGTCACAAAGAGTCTGCAGCTGCGTGGAGCTTTCCGGATGATTTCCACTACTGGGAACATCACAAGAACGTGGTGGTGTGTGTGCACTCAGAATGAAGCTGAAGTGAAGGATTTAGGGTTTATTCTGCCATTCAGATGTAGGTACCTCTGTCCTGCTGCAACACAGTGGCATAAATCATCAGTATTTATGGTAAATGCAAAACTGTATTTATAACTATAGTAGTTTTTCTCTTTAATCTCGCTTTTCATACTCCGTAGCTACTTTAACGGCATCAAGACCCAAAGTACTGCGTGGATTTTCCATAAATTCAGCAAAGTCAAAATCCCAAAGGTATTCATATTACATGCTTATTATTATCAGCAACTCATTAACTCATGTCATTCATACATTTGATTGTTACTGATGCATTTCAGTTGCAGGATATGTAAAAGAAGCGATCTTCCAAAGTAGTTTCCAACCGGCGGAAGTTTTAAGGATTTCAGgaaagattttttctttttttttttgatggatAAGAAAGAAAATTTTATGAAAACCAAGTCAGCGTTTGTAGGCAGCAGGAGTTCATTAAGGGTTTCAAACATTCAGGAAACttaagtaaaattaaaacattacgTTTTGAATTTGCttccatttaaaatatttctcttttaaatttCAAACAGATATTTCAGATATTTTGTTCAACGTTTAACTGACTGCAGACATCTAATTTTGTTCTTAAAATTTGTCCCAGGCCACTTCTAAAAGGCAGAGACTTGgtaataatagaaaataaacctCCTAAGTAAAAACTCTGCTGGGAAAACAAATAGtctccattttattagaagaCCGGGTCCTAAGGCTGAACCatgaaacaaacacatataAACACATGCACTCTTATTTTGCACTTTGCTAAACATGTAAGAACATACATGTGATTAGTGCTTAGAATTGGATTTTACATACACTACATATTACatataaagcaaaaaataaacttattttattctgaaaacGTTGCAGATATTTTTGGCTTCGACCacataagaaaatataaaaactttattgtTCAACTTCCTCTGACCTTTCTTTCTGAACAAGCATACATGGACAAATGTGCAAAACACTTCATTAAACcactttaatataaaaaaaaaccattacaCTGTCTATTTGATTTGGTTTTTGTTCAAGGACATAACTGTAGATGGTACAAATGAGTTCTTCTAAATGTTCTTCCGGGCCAGCGGGTCTTTGTAACGATTCATGGCAGCATCTGAAAGTTGTTGTGTTGTGGATGTGAAAGGTCCTCAGTTGTCAGGGTGGCTTTCCTGGTCAATGAGCGACTATAACGATCTGATAAAGAGGGTCGAAGTGAACCATTTATTGCTccagattatttaattattctGTTATGTTGATTGTTGTTTTACTTTAAGAACATTGAACCAGGATGTAATGTTGAAGATTAAAATAGAGCCGATCAAGGATTTGTGGATCAAGATCAATGTGTTCCTGCTGCATTAAAAAGTCTTCAGTTTCCTCAGCTGGTAGAGATGTTGTTGGGTCTTCTAAATGGAGTCAGTGTGATGTGAGAAAGACAAGTTTGTGTCCAAATCTGTGCTCCACCTGCTGGCTCTGAAGGATCAGGGACTTAAACAGATGCTCTGGGGTTTTGCTTCAGCCTGCACAACACAGCTCCTTTGTTTCCGTTCAGTTCCGGGGAGTTCTGAGAGAACATCTGGAGAAGACTGTGGACCATTTTTTCATAGTGGGAGAGAGCGCCAGGTCCGGTCAGGTGTGCCATCAGAGCCATGTCATTTGCATATTTAAAATGGATTCATTCCTTCACTGCTGGAgtctaatatttaaaacaaatgaactcaatttaaaaccatttaaaagcACCTGTTCCCATCTGTTCAATAGAAAACGCTGAGTCCATAAGATTAGACTCGAGTGAACCTGTAAATCAGACAGATATTATAACAGGTTGTTAATGTTAACTGTTTTAAAAGCAGAGGAGAAGTCCACACACCAAACGTAGTGTAAGGAAGTCCAGGTTCCTTGTGTCTAGGAGTACGAGGCTTGCATCTTCCACACCACGCCTTGGTTTGTAGGCGATCTATAATGGATCCAGTTAGTCGGCCATTCTGTCAGTCATCCTCTCCATACATTTACTCAGAGCATAAGCACCTTTATTAGTTACAGCTGTTAACTGTCAAGAACAAAATGGAAACCACAGATAATTGATGTTTTTACCTTACTAACCACATgccttttaaacagaaatgtgcaCTAGCTTTGTGACCTTCATTACCTCAGGCGCCTGCTGTAACGCTGCAGACAACAGCTTCGCCGCCTTTAGCTCCACAGAAAAGGCTTGACTGAGTCTACATCTACATCCCAGAGCTCCAGTTTGGTTTCCCAGCAGGCTGACCCACATAACTCTGACAGGGAACAGAGAGGCTGCTTTTTCAGGCGTGAACAAAACACCATGCTGAGTTCTCAGATGTGACAATGGGCCTAAAGTTTTAAAGAGAGCGAGCTCTAAAATGAAGAAACTCACCACTGTGCTTACAGCTGCAGGGTTGGTTTAAATTACTGGCAGGTAAGAAATATTCTGCATCAGTGCATTTTTGTAACATTCCAAACGATTTTTGTGTTAATTTAAGCTTTCTGTCCAAAGGTGATGGATAAATACTGGATCTACAAACTCTTTATGCTGctgtttttcctctctgttcACACTCAGCGttccaaatacatttttctttctgtatttcAGATGAACAGAAGTGAATTTTGCCTGAAAATTAATGACAGTAAAATGTTTTCCCATGTATCTACTATGCATGAATAATATTCGGAGCAggaatgttttactttattttttcatttacaataaaaaccAGTGCTTGATCAGTGTTCGATGTGACTGTGATGCTTTTTGACAATTACTGACAAAACACAACCTGTGAATGAGTGTAAACACGTCTAATCCGATATCTGTGTCTGTTGGACAAATGAGATTAATGCACTGTGCTGTTAGTGCTGGTGCAGTATTAGAATTAGGTGGTGCAAACTCAGCAACAGGGACTCCAGCTAATTTAATTGAAATTTACACTTAAGTCAGCGTTTCTCTGACCACAGCGTGATGCTGAGAATAATCTTGCAGGCAAGCAGGAAACTGCTTTGTCTAGCAGGATGCTATCAGTCATAATGTGCTGTGTAGGTGCAGAGCATGTGGTCGACATTTCATATCTCTGTAGATCTGCAGGGTTTTTAGCTGCTATGCTGTAAATCAGCCCTGTCAGAATACATCCAGCGTTATCAGAAATAAGCAGCACAGAGCAGTTGTTTCTTATTGTTCTGAGATCAGTGGCAGCTGCTATCATTCAATAGAGGGGTACAAAAACATTGCATGGCAATTAGTGCTGTAACAGTACACAAACATTACAGTTCGATACATTTCAATCAGTTTAATGCTCTACCATTTCAACAAGTGGCCAGTGTAAAAACGACTGGAGATTTGGGTTTATTTAACTCATTATACATCAATAAAGCACCTTGAAAATGGTCAAGGTGATTGAATTTTTGAATAAGACTGTgccaacattaaaaataaaaccaatgtaaaataattttgaacttGTTTTGATGGAGAGACTGTACAACGGATGAACTGTACTGTATATGGTGGGAAAACCTCGTCTCAACACAGAACCGGTGGTTGCTCCTACAAATACTACCAAGGCATTTGGGGCTGTTTAAATGCTACTGGTTCTCATCTTTTCATCGGTTAACTGTCTTCCTGTCTGGTTGGAAGAATTTATTgcttcattttaaaactttaactgCATTACCCCCATCTTTTTTGACTGGTGCAAACCAACCCACACCAGTAAGAGAATTACAATCAATCCAGTCAGTTACCATAAGAAAGTCCAGGATTCATCTGTTGTTTTCACACACGTGTTGCTGCATGGTTGTTTCACATTCCAGGAGTAACAAAGAGGAAACTATGTCACTGTCGGACTGCACTGTGATGTTGGACTCCACACCTGCTACCTTGTTGGCACAAAGCCCTTCCTAAAGTCAGAAAACCCACACAGGTGACTAATGTTTTACCACCTTTGATGCATCAAGACTTTAAGCCTTGGGGGAAAAAAGCTGAAACTGTGAAGCAGTCAGACGGACGGGTGTGTCAGGCAGGGAAACCAGAAAGCAGACCAGTGAAATGTCACAAGACAATGACACAAGGAAACTCCAAGAGGATCTGCATATAGTAACCTAAAAATACATTGGACACATATAAAATTCACATAACCAAATGCAAATAAGTTATTATGTTTGTTTAGAACTGctttaaatctgtgttttaaaacCAGTAGCAGCAACACTTCTCCCCCTTGCCTTATATAACCATGAGAACAGTGGTTTGCTGCAAAGAGAGCCAGAGGATTCATTAGTGGTTGTGTGGGCTTTGCCTGGGTAACAACTATTGATCCAAGAAGCGCTTCTCCTGCATAAAAAGCTCTCACTGTGGTAACCCGTCAATCCTGACTGTCATTAAGACTAAAGACTAAAGCATCTGTATACTGAGACGGATCTCCTGCAGTCGTCTGCAACAGCAGTTTCACTGCTCTCAGGTTAAAAAGGGTCCTCAAAACAAGGAACTGGAGTTGAGATGGTGATGGCTGTGGTTTGCAGACAGAGGGCGCTATCAGCACACATTAAGACCAAACGGGCTGCTGCTTGTTGAGGAAGCActtatattaattattatttgctgttttgaaAGTGATTTAATGTGAATTGTAGCAAAATTTGTAAATATCTCATGGAGTAATTTAGAATAAAGTGGAAGCAGGTTCAGAAACccagaaataaaattatctcCCTGCAAGTTAAAACACTTTCCATCACGCTGAGTCTCTAAGAGGAGATAGCAGCCAATATCAATATTTCATAAACAACAGAGAGGCTGAATGGAGGCTGAACATCAGAGAGACCCTGGATGGGAAAGTCAATCAATGGTAGGATGGCTCTATCCGCCACCGCCTGCCAATCTTGGCTGCTGCTGGATAACCCATTTACCCATCAGTCCAAGTGGGCCGATCGACCCGCCTGCTGCTCTTTGAGTGGATTAATCcaataaaaagctttaaaacatttgttcagTGACACTGGATGCAGATTGGAACCCAGAACCCAGTTTTCTCGCGTCCTGCTGGTTGAAAATACAGAACATTAAAGTACTGGAAATATGACATacgttttaaaaatgtattgaaaattTGAAAGCTATGAACAATAAAGcagtaattgcagtgaaaggtggttctataaagTACTGACTCAGGATCAGAGTTAGTAtagttaataaattaaaatacagtATTTGATCTGCAGATGACATCAAAGGCCTAACTGTTGATGGCACTAAAATTAAAGCATAAAAATATCTTATCCTAGATCattagtttgtatttatttgccaGTTATAAAATGTATGAGTCTGAATTTGGTTTTCAAAGACTTGAATTAGAACCACCCTCATGTTTCCCTCCTGATGTCCTCTGCTTGCCTGTCTGTCTTCCCTCCTTGGGGCCTCATGCTGTCCCACTTAGACGCATTTCCTTGCTGAAGTTGGACTTCTGCACACACTCTTTCATTCATCTGTAGGAGAACGTTGGGTCTGTCAATATTTATACAAGGTCAGCTGCTCTTTGGCAGCAAACCTTAATGTGATTTCCAACATATTGTCCTCAGCTTTTTGCTTCTTTCATGCTATCATTCTACCCAAACATATCAACTCTTggaattctgcaaagaaaaggaaacattCAGCAGGAATCAATTAGTGCAATTTAGCAGCCAGTAGAGGCGTTTTTGGATTATTCACATTGAATGGATTTGTTATGATGACTGAAAGCAAAAATGCTTTAATGTTCCAAAGGAAACAACAATTCCTGGGAAGAAAATCCCCTGATTTTTGGATAAATTGGAGGGAGTCCAAAGATGACTGTGACTGAACAACATGAACGCCATGGGAGAGATGTAGTTGTGCTTGATGATCCCAAGGGAGTGGGAGGTAAATGAGTAAAAGCATGAGAAAGAGGAAATGAAGGAGGGTAAAACCAGGAAATGCCACGTCACAGGGAGTCCTTCCCTACAGCTGTGTGATCCCTCCTGGTCCAACACAAATCCTCACTATAACATCAACAAATACCTGAGCCTGCTTCAAAGCATTGTTGCTGCATGCAACAATTTCACGCAGTTTATGAAGATGTTGCATGCAACagatatactggtccttctcaaaatattagcatattgtgataaagttcattattttccataatgtcatgatgaaaatttaacattcatatattttagattcattgcacactaactgaagtatttcaggtcttttattgtcttaatacggttgattttggcatacagctcatgaaaacccaaaattcctatctcacaaaattagcatatttcatccgaccaataaaagaaaagtatttttaatacaaaaaacgtcaaccttcaaataatcatgtacagttatgcactcaatacttggtcgggaatcctttggcagaaatgactgcttcaatgcggcgtggcatggaggcaatcagcctgtggcattgctgaggtcttatggaggcccaggatgcttcgatagcggcctttagctcatccagagtgttgggtcttgagtctctcaacgttctcttcacaatatcccacagattctctatggggttcaggtcaggagagttggcaggccaattgagcacaatgataccatggtcagtaaaccatttaccagtggttttggcactgtgagcaggtgccaggtcgtgctgaaaaatgaaatcttcatctccataaagcttttcagcagatggaagcatgaagtgctccaaaatctcctgatagctagctgcattgaccctgcccttgataaaacacagtggaccaacaccagcagctgacacggcaccccagaccatcactgactgtgggtacttgacactggacttctggcattttggcatttccttctccccagtcttcctccagactctggcaccttgatttccgaatgacacgcagaatttgctttcatccgaaaaaagtactttggaccactgagcaacagtccagtgctgcttctctgtagcccaggtcaggcgcttctgccgctgtttctggttcaaaagtggcttgacctggggaatgcggcacctgtagcccatttcctgcacacgcctgtgcacggtggctctggatgtttctactccagactcagtccactgcttccgcaggtcccccaaggtctggaatcggcccttctccacaatctttctcagggtccggtcacctcttctcgttgtgcagcgttttctgccacactttttccttcccacagacttcccactgaggtgccttgatacagcactctgggaacagcctattcgttcagaaatgtctttctgtgtcttaccctcttgcttgagggtgtcaatagtggccttctggacagcagtcaggtcggcagtcttacccatgattggggttttgagtgatgaaccaggctgggagttttaaaggcctcaggaatcttttgcaggtgtttagagttaactcgttgattcagatgattaggttcatagctcgtttagagacccttttaatgatatgctaattttgtgagataggaattttgggtttccatgagctgtatgccaaaatcatccgtattaagacaataaaagacctgaaatatttcagttagtgtgcaatgaatctaaaatatatgaatgttaaattttcatcatgacattatggaaaattatgaaccttatcacaatatgctaatattttgagaaggacctgtaaagatGCCTCCTTTAACCTCTGCATGGTTGGAACCATTGAACTGTGATAAATTTAGAAAAAGgttttctctttctttattAAACTGTGATAAAAATGGCGCCAAAGTTGTGTCTTAGGTTCCCATGGGTGGGGGGGTTGATGGGTGTGCACTGGGGCTGTTCAGTTTCAGTCACAAGGTTCTGGGTTTTGCATCTTTTCTCTAATATGTGCTGGTTTTCTAGGAAGACCGGCTCTTCTCTGAACAGTTTAAACttagttatttatattttgtttcacagaaggaaaaaaaaaaacatccatccatctttattGCTTGCTTGGTCCTGGTAGCGGTCACTTCTGGTGTCTACGCCAATAGGCATGAAGAGGGGTGTAGCCTCGCTGGTCTTCagtctaaaacagaaaacaagttaACCAAAGAAAATTCATTTAAACATGTTGGACTTTAACACAAAGCAAATATTTTCAGCTTGTTACCACAGTTGATTTCAACAAACAGAACATTAAAAAACCCAGTCCCAGTTTTCTTGCTAAActtttcactttaaaataaaaaaatgcatatttacAGTACATATAatgtgcaaaacaaaatgtagCTTCACTAAGATAGCTGGTATCATTGAGCGCCATCTGCTGGGGGACAAATTTGTAGCAAATAAATTTATGTTCACAAAATTCTGAAGTTAACAATTTAACTTtgttagcattaaaataaaaagctgcaagGTGCACGGAAGTTTTTCCTGCCTATTCCACATATAACCACATATTATATCAGGTTTTCTACTTTGTTTACCTGACAGAGAGCATGTGAGCATGTTTTCCATCTTATTTTATACTAGTCTAGACATAATTGAAACCCATTACTCtaaaagtaagaaaaacaaattcccGTATTTCATTGTTATAAGAGGCATTTTTTAATCAAAGTGGCAGAAATATGCTTTCCTATGAGAATTTACattgggaaaaataaaaagtattttatt
This genomic stretch from Girardinichthys multiradiatus isolate DD_20200921_A chromosome 3, DD_fGirMul_XY1, whole genome shotgun sequence harbors:
- the LOC124865529 gene encoding uncharacterized protein LOC124865529 isoform X1, which gives rise to MIHLRTHEKILSAHLLWLRPWTPVNSTVDLQAVGRLFFLTEILSLGSQKMTSSLEKVVAQKKEAIEALMDMFEKGSEVLASAVGELFPLCEAAAPVLRLALDNVQSKEVFYVKEQFLTVRNKLDVLSSQLEDIDSEIKKGKLDLNYFSVEENIRNQFRKYIDILETKQQFRSVKTRLFLEHFARTGGEKNLYVLYDALMGTNSFGEPILEIVERYVVRNRRLLEDFCVRMKELFCLGLIALLGHCALTLQSQEEEQDKIQEWSTKIEEVESKMKTTIESCITAFPEQAKLDMERLLQEEEDENLQDAAQRLLAFLVKKYDWVSWSVRLINHSGSTFKNLRAGKHFYHVAGQNWFEVLQVNNINLVVSFSTKPQPVPRDCIRQLMEGPGKKGNAPEVVEVLEKQLCGFIVHAVSRHKESAAAWSFPDDFHYWEHHKNVVVCVHSE
- the LOC124865529 gene encoding protein rapunzel-like isoform X2, with protein sequence MTSSLEKVVAQKKEAIEALMDMFEKGSEVLASAVGELFPLCEAAAPVLRLALDNVQSKEVFYVKEQFLTVRNKLDVLSSQLEDIDSEIKKGKLDLNYFSVEENIRNQFRKYIDILETKQQFRSVKTRLFLEHFARTGGEKNLYVLYDALMGTNSFGEPILEIVERYVVRNRRLLEDFCVRMKELFCLGLIALLGHCALTLQSQEEEQDKIQEWSTKIEEVESKMKTTIESCITAFPEQAKLDMERLLQEEEDENLQDAAQRLLAFLVKKYDWVSWSVRLINHSGSTFKNLRAGKHFYHVAGQNWFEVLQVNNINLVVSFSTKPQPVPRDCIRQLMEGPGKKGNAPEVVEVLEKQLCGFIVHAVSRHKESAAAWSFPDDFHYWEHHKNVVVCVHSE